A stretch of Bacillus pseudomycoides DNA encodes these proteins:
- a CDS encoding ABC transporter ATP-binding protein — MSYILKTNQLTKVFQGKEVISGVNMHVKKGEIYGFLGPNGAGKTTIMKMITNLIKPTSGDIEIFGEKLTDTSYEVLKRMGTIIEYPIFYEKLTAQENLYLHCEYMGYYDKKGIEQALGLVNLHNVENKKVKDFSLGMKQRLGIARAILTKPELLILDEPINGLDPIGIRELRDLFKMLCKEYGITLLVSSHILGEMEQMADTIGVIQNGKLIKEVSMKSINGKQTEYIEIHVQDVKRAAYILENKLSITNYKIMSEGIIRVYEMTATQQAISKTLIMNDIEIESINKKHSSLEEYFLNLVNGEGIRA, encoded by the coding sequence ATGTCATATATATTAAAAACAAACCAGCTAACAAAAGTGTTTCAGGGGAAAGAAGTAATTTCTGGCGTTAACATGCATGTGAAAAAAGGAGAAATTTACGGGTTTTTAGGACCAAATGGTGCTGGTAAAACCACGATTATGAAAATGATTACCAATTTAATAAAACCAACGAGCGGTGATATTGAAATTTTCGGTGAGAAGTTAACAGATACATCTTATGAGGTGTTAAAACGTATGGGAACTATTATTGAGTATCCTATTTTCTATGAAAAATTAACAGCTCAGGAAAATTTATATCTCCATTGCGAATATATGGGTTACTACGACAAGAAGGGGATTGAGCAAGCATTAGGTCTTGTCAATTTACACAATGTGGAGAATAAAAAGGTAAAAGACTTTTCACTAGGGATGAAACAAAGATTAGGAATTGCTAGAGCGATTTTGACGAAGCCTGAGTTATTAATTTTAGATGAACCAATTAATGGTTTAGATCCAATCGGGATTAGAGAACTGCGCGATCTATTTAAAATGCTTTGCAAAGAATATGGGATTACGCTATTAGTTTCTAGCCACATTTTAGGGGAAATGGAGCAAATGGCAGATACGATTGGTGTAATTCAAAATGGAAAATTGATAAAAGAAGTTTCAATGAAAAGTATTAATGGGAAGCAAACGGAGTATATTGAAATTCACGTTCAAGATGTGAAACGAGCGGCTTATATTTTAGAAAATAAACTCAGCATAACAAACTACAAAATTATGAGTGAGGGTATCATTCGTGTGTATGAAATGACAGCTACGCAGCAAGCAATTTCTAAAACGCTGATCATGAATGACATAGAAATTGAAAGTATAAATAAAAAGCATAGCTCATTAGAAGAGTATTTCTTGAACCTTGTGAATGGAGAGGGAATCCGTGCTTAA
- a CDS encoding response regulator transcription factor, giving the protein MSHHILLVEDDVSIQEMVEKYLTKEGFQITIASDGEEGVLAFLKASFDLIILDIMMPKLDGLEVIRIIREKSAVPILMMSAKDTDVDKAISLGLGADDYICKPFSMIELAARVKAGIRRSTKYSAPEQKEEMIEIGDLKIDPINFTVQKKEKQLKLTLKEFEILKLFVKNQNRVFTKAQIYNLIWNEEYYGDDNVINVHMRRLREKIEDDPSNPEYIKTLWGIGYKLEVM; this is encoded by the coding sequence ATGTCACATCATATTTTACTAGTGGAAGATGACGTTTCGATTCAAGAGATGGTCGAGAAATATTTAACAAAAGAGGGCTTTCAAATAACAATCGCATCCGATGGAGAAGAAGGAGTTCTCGCATTTCTAAAAGCTTCATTTGATTTAATCATTCTCGATATCATGATGCCAAAGCTAGACGGATTAGAGGTTATCAGAATTATTCGAGAAAAAAGTGCTGTTCCCATTCTAATGATGTCTGCGAAGGATACGGATGTAGATAAGGCGATCAGCTTAGGACTCGGAGCAGATGATTATATTTGTAAGCCATTTTCTATGATTGAACTGGCAGCTCGGGTAAAGGCAGGCATTAGAAGATCTACAAAGTATTCAGCTCCAGAGCAGAAGGAAGAAATGATTGAAATCGGTGATTTGAAAATTGATCCGATTAACTTCACTGTGCAAAAAAAAGAAAAACAGTTAAAACTTACTTTGAAAGAGTTCGAGATTTTAAAACTATTTGTAAAGAATCAAAATCGTGTATTTACTAAAGCACAAATCTATAACCTGATTTGGAATGAAGAATATTATGGTGATGATAATGTGATTAATGTTCATATGAGAAGGTTGCGTGAAAAGATTGAAGATGATCCGTCTAATCCGGAATATATTAAAACACTATGGGGCATTGGCTATAAATTGGAAGTGATGTAG
- a CDS encoding ABC transporter permease produces the protein MRLELMKFKMAPIMRGALIAICILSICIPLILWDEAGVNGYNQAFAIIDTFSRAVFMIFGASLIAKFIIQEFQEKTMTVLFMYPINRKKMMFAKIFIIIFFTLCCIVISDIIIFSVVYVFNLYQPIITGTLTVSILLQNALKLFMNALAATGISLIPIYFGMKKYSVRTTVVSAIVIVALLNSGRGTEGTLFNFIAILVILACIGLLIAYMAIRKIEQVDLFK, from the coding sequence ATGAGACTTGAGCTTATGAAATTTAAAATGGCGCCTATTATGAGAGGGGCACTCATTGCAATATGTATTCTTTCTATATGTATTCCGTTGATATTATGGGATGAAGCAGGAGTAAATGGATATAATCAAGCGTTTGCAATCATTGACACTTTTTCACGAGCGGTATTTATGATTTTCGGAGCAAGTCTAATTGCAAAATTTATTATTCAAGAGTTTCAAGAAAAGACGATGACAGTGCTATTTATGTATCCAATTAATCGTAAAAAGATGATGTTTGCAAAAATATTTATTATCATTTTTTTTACACTTTGCTGTATTGTGATTTCAGATATTATCATTTTTAGCGTTGTTTATGTATTCAATTTGTATCAGCCAATCATTACAGGAACATTAACCGTATCAATCTTACTTCAAAATGCCTTAAAGCTATTCATGAATGCATTAGCAGCAACAGGAATTAGTTTAATCCCGATATACTTTGGAATGAAAAAATATTCTGTGCGAACAACGGTTGTGTCAGCGATAGTAATTGTAGCATTGTTAAATTCAGGTAGGGGGACTGAGGGTACATTATTCAATTTTATTGCTATTCTCGTTATATTAGCTTGTATTGGTTTGTTGATCGCTTATATGGCAATAAGAAAGATTGAACAAGTAGATTTGTTTAAATAG
- a CDS encoding class I SAM-dependent rRNA methyltransferase has protein sequence MRSEVTVKIKPKFIKEIKSGYPLILKDAIQNLNDIREEGAIIKIVDEKNQFLGKGYYGRQNKGYGWILTRKEQEHIDQAFFERKIKSALHKRKGFYKSNDTTAFRVVNGEGDGLGGLIIDYYDGYYVISWYSEGIYSFKDEIIGALQKVANFKGIYQKKRFDTKGKYIEDDDFVAGERGEFPLIVKENGVNFAVYLNDGAMVGVFLDQRNVRKQIRDTYAKGKTVLNMFSYTGAFSVFAALGGATKTTSVDLANRSLSKTIEQFSVNGIDYEAQDIIVEDVFHYFKYAAKKQMKFDMVVLDPPSFARSKKYTFSAAKDYKNLLKETIAITENSGIIVASTNCSTFDMKKFKGFIDTAFKEMNGKYKILEEHSLPEDFRTIDQFKEGDYLKVVFIEKIKG, from the coding sequence ATGCGATCAGAAGTAACTGTAAAGATAAAACCGAAATTTATAAAAGAAATTAAAAGTGGCTACCCACTTATTTTAAAAGATGCAATTCAAAACTTAAATGATATACGTGAAGAGGGGGCAATCATCAAAATTGTTGATGAGAAGAACCAATTTCTTGGTAAAGGGTATTACGGAAGGCAAAATAAAGGATACGGCTGGATTTTAACAAGAAAAGAGCAGGAGCACATTGACCAAGCTTTCTTTGAAAGAAAAATCAAATCAGCGTTACATAAGAGAAAAGGTTTTTACAAATCAAATGACACGACTGCATTCCGCGTTGTAAACGGTGAAGGTGATGGCCTTGGTGGTTTAATCATCGATTATTACGATGGCTATTATGTAATTAGCTGGTATAGTGAAGGGATTTATTCTTTTAAAGATGAAATCATTGGGGCTCTTCAAAAAGTAGCAAACTTTAAAGGGATTTATCAGAAAAAGCGCTTTGATACAAAAGGGAAATATATTGAAGATGATGATTTCGTAGCTGGAGAGCGCGGTGAGTTCCCACTTATCGTAAAAGAAAATGGTGTAAACTTTGCAGTATATTTAAACGACGGGGCGATGGTCGGGGTATTCTTAGATCAACGTAACGTGCGAAAACAAATTCGTGACACATACGCGAAAGGGAAAACAGTATTAAATATGTTCTCTTACACAGGTGCTTTTTCTGTATTTGCAGCACTTGGCGGAGCGACAAAAACAACAAGTGTTGACCTTGCAAATCGTAGTTTAAGTAAAACAATTGAACAATTTAGCGTGAACGGTATTGACTACGAAGCGCAAGATATTATCGTAGAAGATGTATTCCATTACTTTAAATACGCAGCGAAAAAACAAATGAAATTTGATATGGTTGTACTAGATCCACCAAGCTTTGCTCGTTCTAAAAAATACACATTCAGTGCAGCAAAAGACTATAAAAATCTATTAAAAGAAACAATCGCCATTACAGAAAACAGTGGTATTATCGTTGCTTCTACAAACTGCAGTACATTCGATATGAAGAAGTTTAAAGGCTTTATCGACACAGCGTTTAAAGAAATGAACGGTAAATATAAAATATTAGAAGAACATTCACTGCCAGAAGATTTCCGTACGATTGACCAATTTAAAGAAGGCGACTATTTAAAAGTAGTCTTTATCGAAAAAATTAAAGGTTAA
- a CDS encoding YwbE family protein: protein MNGQKRANISPGLEVDIVLKKDQRTGTLTRGIVKDILTNSPSHPHGIKVRLQDGQVGRVQHIVQ, encoded by the coding sequence ATGAACGGGCAGAAACGAGCTAACATTTCACCAGGTCTTGAAGTTGATATTGTCTTAAAAAAAGACCAACGTACTGGTACACTCACTAGAGGGATTGTAAAAGATATTTTGACAAACTCACCGTCTCATCCGCACGGCATTAAAGTGCGATTACAAGATGGACAAGTTGGTAGAGTACAGCACATTGTGCAATAA
- a CDS encoding endonuclease MutS2 yields MLERTLRVLEYNKVKEQLLEHVASSLGRDKVKSLLPSTDFEEIVEMQETTDEAAKVIRLKGHVPLGGIFDIRPNVKRAKIGSMLSPHELLDIASTMYGSRQMKRFIEDMIDNGVELPILETHVAQIVSLYDLEKKITSCIGDGGEVLDSASDKLRGIRNQIRTAESRIREKLENMTRSSNAQKMLSDAIVTIRNDRYVIPVKQEYRGVYGGIVHDQSASGQTLFIEPQVIVELNNALQEARVKEKQEVERILMMLTEEVAVEADIVLANVEVIANLDFIFAKAFYAKRIKATKPIVNNERYMDLRQARHPLIDPEIIVPNDIMLGKDFTTIVITGPNTGGKTVTLKTVGICVLMAQSGLHIPVLDESEICVFKNIFADIGDEQSIEQSLSTFSSHMVNIVDILEKADFESLVLFDELGAGTDPQEGAALAISILDEVYNRGARVVATTHYPELKAYGYNREQVINASVEFDVNTLSPTYKLLIGVPGRSNAFEISKRLGLSDRVIDRARNHISTDTNKIENMIAKLEESQKNAEREWNEAEEHRKQSEKLHRELQRQIIEFNDERDERLLKAQKEGEEKVEAAKKEAEGIIHELRQLRKAQLANVKDHELIEAKSRLEGAAPELVKKQKVKVKNTAPKQQLRAGDEVKVLTFGQKGQLLKKVSDNEWNVQIGILKMKVKESDMEYINTPQQVEKKAVATVKGRDYHVSLELDLRGERFENAMMRVEKYLDDAQLANYPQVSIIHGKGTGALRQGVQDYLKKHRGVKNFRYGDMGEGGLGVTVVELK; encoded by the coding sequence ATGTTGGAAAGAACGTTGCGTGTATTAGAATATAACAAAGTAAAAGAACAATTACTTGAGCATGTTGCATCTTCGCTTGGTCGTGATAAAGTGAAGAGCCTACTGCCAAGTACAGATTTTGAAGAAATTGTAGAAATGCAAGAAACAACGGATGAGGCAGCGAAAGTCATTCGCTTAAAAGGGCATGTGCCGCTTGGCGGAATTTTTGATATTCGTCCGAATGTAAAACGTGCAAAAATTGGAAGCATGCTAAGCCCACATGAACTTCTTGATATTGCAAGTACGATGTATGGTAGCCGCCAAATGAAGCGATTTATTGAAGATATGATTGATAATGGCGTAGAGCTACCAATCTTAGAAACGCATGTGGCACAAATTGTATCTCTATATGATTTAGAAAAGAAAATTACAAGCTGCATTGGTGATGGTGGCGAAGTACTTGATAGTGCAAGTGATAAACTGCGCGGTATTCGTAACCAAATCCGCACTGCGGAAAGTCGTATTCGTGAGAAACTTGAAAATATGACGAGATCTTCTAATGCACAGAAGATGCTATCAGATGCAATCGTGACAATTCGTAATGATCGCTACGTAATTCCTGTAAAACAGGAATACCGCGGTGTATATGGCGGTATTGTTCATGATCAATCAGCGTCTGGGCAAACGTTATTTATTGAGCCACAAGTTATTGTGGAACTAAATAACGCCTTGCAAGAAGCGCGTGTGAAAGAAAAACAAGAAGTAGAACGCATCTTAATGATGTTAACGGAAGAAGTAGCAGTCGAAGCTGATATTGTGTTAGCGAATGTAGAGGTTATCGCAAATCTTGACTTCATTTTCGCAAAAGCATTTTATGCAAAGCGTATTAAAGCAACGAAACCGATTGTAAATAACGAACGCTATATGGATTTACGACAAGCACGTCATCCGCTGATCGATCCAGAAATTATTGTGCCAAACGATATTATGCTTGGGAAAGACTTTACAACAATCGTTATTACAGGGCCAAATACAGGTGGTAAAACAGTTACATTAAAAACAGTCGGTATCTGTGTTTTAATGGCGCAATCGGGCCTTCATATTCCAGTATTAGACGAATCAGAGATCTGTGTGTTTAAAAATATTTTTGCTGATATTGGTGATGAACAATCGATTGAACAAAGTTTAAGTACGTTCTCTTCACATATGGTGAACATTGTAGATATATTAGAAAAAGCTGATTTTGAAAGCTTAGTATTATTTGATGAATTAGGTGCTGGAACAGACCCGCAAGAAGGAGCAGCACTTGCGATTTCTATTTTAGATGAAGTATATAACCGCGGAGCACGCGTTGTCGCAACGACGCATTATCCAGAGTTAAAAGCGTATGGTTATAATCGCGAGCAAGTTATTAACGCGAGTGTTGAGTTTGATGTAAACACATTAAGCCCAACTTATAAGTTATTAATCGGTGTACCAGGACGCAGTAACGCTTTTGAAATTTCAAAACGCCTTGGTTTGTCTGATCGAGTAATTGATCGTGCTCGTAATCATATTAGTACCGATACAAATAAAATCGAAAATATGATTGCGAAGCTAGAAGAAAGCCAAAAAAATGCAGAGCGTGAATGGAACGAAGCAGAAGAGCATCGTAAACAGTCTGAAAAACTTCATCGTGAGTTACAACGTCAAATTATTGAATTTAACGATGAGCGTGATGAAAGATTATTAAAGGCGCAAAAAGAAGGCGAAGAAAAAGTAGAAGCTGCGAAAAAAGAAGCAGAAGGTATTATTCACGAACTTCGTCAACTGCGTAAAGCACAGCTTGCAAACGTGAAAGATCATGAGCTCATTGAAGCGAAAAGTCGCCTAGAAGGGGCAGCACCAGAGCTTGTGAAAAAACAAAAAGTAAAAGTGAAAAACACAGCGCCAAAACAACAATTAAGAGCAGGCGATGAAGTAAAAGTATTAACGTTCGGTCAAAAAGGACAGCTGCTGAAAAAAGTAAGTGATAATGAGTGGAACGTTCAAATTGGTATTCTAAAAATGAAAGTAAAAGAATCTGATATGGAATATATTAATACACCACAACAAGTTGAGAAAAAAGCAGTCGCAACTGTTAAGGGGAGAGATTATCATGTTTCCTTAGAACTTGATCTTCGTGGTGAACGATTTGAAAATGCGATGATGCGTGTAGAAAAATATTTAGATGATGCACAGCTTGCAAACTATCCGCAGGTATCAATCATTCACGGAAAAGGAACAGGAGCACTTCGCCAAGGGGTACAAGATTACTTGAAAAAACATCGCGGCGTGAAAAACTTCCGCTACGGTGATATGGGCGAGGGAGGCCTCGGCGTAACAGTTGTCGAATTAAAATAG
- a CDS encoding HAMP domain-containing histidine kinase: MTSLLMIVICILLGVIYFQYRIQKSKSANVRYTYEKLQDIVKQQTGEKLLVITDDKELQHLLVAINHLLDAKQKTNADHAKVEISMRKMLSNISHDLKTPLTVILGYTEMLNVDKTMKEEERQVLLEKVHLKTLEVMELIHKFFDLAKLESGDKAIEMTKVNMNEVCREKILSFYDLLTTKGFQVHIDIPEKNVYALGNAEVLGRVLNNLISNAITYGYEGKTLGVTLRDDDRCVYVDVWDRGKGIDESHIDKVFERMYTLEDSRNRLYQGSGLGLTITKRLMEALGGEIHLSSKPYEKTVFTIVLKKMKF, from the coding sequence ATGACATCTCTTTTAATGATTGTTATCTGCATATTATTAGGTGTTATTTATTTTCAATATAGAATCCAAAAAAGTAAGAGTGCAAATGTGCGCTATACATATGAAAAGTTACAGGATATTGTAAAGCAACAAACAGGTGAAAAGTTATTAGTTATAACGGATGATAAAGAGCTGCAACATTTATTAGTAGCAATTAATCATTTATTAGATGCGAAACAGAAAACGAATGCTGATCATGCGAAGGTTGAAATTTCAATGAGAAAGATGTTGTCTAACATTTCACATGATTTAAAAACGCCGCTTACTGTTATTCTTGGATATACAGAAATGCTAAATGTGGATAAAACGATGAAAGAAGAAGAACGACAAGTATTGCTAGAAAAGGTACATTTGAAAACTCTGGAAGTGATGGAACTCATTCATAAATTTTTTGATTTGGCGAAATTAGAATCTGGGGATAAAGCAATTGAAATGACAAAGGTGAATATGAATGAAGTGTGCCGAGAGAAAATTTTATCATTTTATGATTTATTGACGACGAAAGGGTTTCAGGTACATATTGATATACCGGAGAAAAATGTATACGCACTTGGAAATGCAGAAGTGTTGGGCAGGGTATTAAATAATTTAATATCAAATGCAATTACGTATGGATATGAAGGCAAAACACTTGGTGTTACATTAAGAGATGATGATAGGTGTGTGTATGTTGATGTATGGGACCGAGGAAAAGGAATCGATGAATCTCATATTGATAAAGTATTTGAACGTATGTATACGTTAGAGGATTCAAGGAACCGATTATATCAAGGAAGCGGCCTTGGACTTACGATTACGAAAAGACTCATGGAAGCTTTAGGTGGAGAAATTCATCTTTCCAGTAAGCCATATGAGAAAACGGTATTTACAATTGTGCTGAAAAAAATGAAGTTTTAG
- the polX gene encoding DNA polymerase/3'-5' exonuclease PolX → MKVNKKQVIKLLETIGLFMELKGENPFKISAFRKAAAALESDDRSLSEIEDFTKIPGIGKGTAAVIQEYIEAGTSEVLEELEKEVPSSLLPLLKLPGLGGKKVAKLYKELGVTDMETLQKVCEENKVQALAGFGKKTEEKILEAIAQVGSRPERLPIAMVLPIAGEIEKKLSNIQEIVRFSRAGSLRRVRETVKDLDFIIATENPAAVREHLLQFDNMIEVIASGDTKVSVRLQYEYDISIDFRLVKPDEFITTLHHFTGSKDHNVRMRQIAKDKGEKISEYGVENLETGEVKTFETEEAFFAHFGLPFIPPEVREDGKEIELIKEYPNLIQFSDIQGDLHMHTTWSDGAFSIEEMVQACRARGYKFMAITDHSQYLKVANGLTKERLREQGKEIERINEKYPDITILRGIEMDILPDATLDFDDEVLAELDYVIGAIHSSFSQDRETIMKRLRTAIGNKHVTMIAHPTGRLLGRREGYDVDTDLLIELAKETDTVLELNANPNRLDLSSKLLKQAQDAGVKVAINTDAHTLEMLEDMETGVAAARKGWIQKDTVINTWDIERLLDYIKRNK, encoded by the coding sequence ATGAAAGTGAATAAAAAACAAGTGATTAAATTACTGGAAACAATCGGCCTTTTTATGGAGTTAAAGGGCGAAAATCCATTTAAAATATCAGCATTTCGTAAAGCGGCAGCAGCATTAGAAAGTGACGATCGTAGTCTTTCTGAAATTGAAGATTTTACAAAAATTCCGGGCATCGGAAAAGGAACAGCGGCGGTTATTCAAGAATATATTGAAGCTGGAACTTCAGAAGTATTAGAGGAACTGGAAAAGGAAGTGCCAAGCAGCCTATTACCATTATTAAAATTACCAGGGCTTGGTGGTAAAAAAGTAGCGAAGTTGTACAAAGAGCTTGGCGTTACTGATATGGAAACATTGCAAAAGGTTTGTGAAGAAAATAAGGTACAGGCACTTGCGGGGTTCGGTAAGAAAACGGAAGAGAAAATATTAGAAGCAATCGCTCAAGTTGGCTCTCGTCCAGAGCGTTTACCGATTGCGATGGTCCTGCCTATTGCCGGGGAAATAGAGAAGAAATTGTCGAATATCCAGGAAATTGTTCGATTCTCTCGCGCTGGTAGCTTGCGACGCGTTCGCGAAACAGTGAAAGATTTAGATTTCATTATCGCAACGGAAAATCCAGCAGCAGTACGTGAACATTTATTGCAGTTTGATAATATGATTGAAGTCATTGCAAGTGGGGATACAAAAGTATCGGTTCGTCTGCAATATGAATACGATATTTCAATTGATTTCCGTCTTGTAAAGCCTGATGAATTTATTACAACACTTCATCATTTCACAGGTTCAAAAGATCATAACGTAAGAATGCGTCAAATTGCAAAAGATAAAGGTGAAAAGATTAGTGAGTACGGCGTGGAAAACTTAGAAACAGGCGAAGTGAAGACGTTTGAAACAGAAGAAGCATTCTTTGCTCATTTTGGCCTGCCGTTTATTCCGCCAGAAGTGCGTGAAGATGGAAAAGAAATTGAGTTAATTAAAGAATATCCGAATTTAATTCAGTTCTCTGATATACAAGGTGATTTACATATGCATACAACATGGAGTGACGGTGCTTTTTCGATTGAAGAAATGGTACAAGCGTGTCGCGCCCGTGGGTATAAGTTTATGGCAATTACCGACCATTCACAATACTTGAAAGTAGCAAATGGTTTAACGAAAGAACGTCTTCGTGAACAAGGAAAAGAAATTGAGCGTATTAATGAAAAATACCCAGATATCACAATTTTACGCGGAATCGAAATGGACATTTTACCAGATGCAACGCTAGATTTTGATGATGAGGTATTAGCGGAGCTTGATTATGTAATTGGTGCAATCCACTCTAGCTTCTCACAAGATCGTGAAACAATTATGAAACGTTTGCGCACAGCGATTGGAAATAAGCATGTTACAATGATTGCTCATCCAACAGGTCGTCTTCTTGGACGCCGCGAAGGGTACGATGTAGATACAGATTTACTGATTGAACTCGCAAAAGAAACTGATACAGTTTTAGAATTAAATGCGAATCCAAACCGTTTAGATTTAAGCTCAAAGCTATTAAAACAAGCACAAGATGCTGGTGTGAAAGTAGCTATTAATACCGATGCTCATACACTTGAAATGTTAGAAGATATGGAAACAGGTGTAGCGGCAGCACGTAAAGGCTGGATTCAAAAAGATACCGTGATTAATACATGGGATATCGAACGTTTATTAGACTATATTAAACGGAATAAGTAA
- a CDS encoding 23S rRNA pseudouridine(2604) synthase RluF: MKINQFISEALSCSRRETDRLIKANRVAINGEICTHGDIVTTDDIVSMDGKAIEKEDKEKIYIAFHKPVGITCTAAEHIEGNIIDYINHPERIFPVGRLDKASEGLILLTNDGVIANQILHGDHEHEKEYVVTVDKPFTDWFIDGMGRGVKIKDGMTKPCKVTRVDHSTFRIILTQGMNRQIRRMSRAFGYTVTKLQRVRIMNIKLDGLEAGKWRNVTEQELQKVLKQL, encoded by the coding sequence ATGAAAATTAATCAATTTATAAGTGAAGCATTATCCTGCTCAAGGCGAGAAACAGATCGCCTTATTAAAGCGAATCGCGTAGCAATTAATGGTGAAATTTGTACGCATGGTGATATTGTTACGACGGATGATATTGTATCGATGGACGGTAAAGCGATTGAAAAAGAGGATAAAGAAAAAATCTATATTGCCTTCCATAAACCTGTTGGGATTACTTGTACTGCTGCGGAACATATTGAAGGAAACATCATTGATTACATCAATCACCCGGAGAGAATCTTTCCAGTTGGCCGCTTAGATAAAGCGTCAGAGGGACTAATTTTACTGACAAATGACGGGGTAATTGCGAATCAAATCTTACACGGTGACCATGAGCATGAAAAAGAATATGTAGTGACAGTCGATAAGCCATTTACAGATTGGTTTATTGATGGAATGGGCCGCGGTGTGAAAATTAAAGATGGGATGACCAAACCATGTAAAGTGACGCGAGTAGATCACTCGACATTTCGAATTATTTTAACGCAAGGAATGAATAGACAAATTCGCCGAATGAGCCGTGCGTTTGGATATACAGTAACGAAGCTACAACGGGTACGAATTATGAATATTAAGCTTGATGGATTAGAAGCTGGAAAGTGGCGAAATGTCACAGAGCAAGAGTTACAAAAAGTATTGAAGCAGCTATAG
- the brnQ6 gene encoding branched-chain amino acid transport system II carrier protein BrnQ6, which yields MKSSLKLSEMFAISLMLFALFFGAGNMIFPPALGQGAGTDVWIALFGFVITGVGLPLLGVIAIALKGDINALAGRVHPLFALVFIIAIYLCLGVFVSVPRTGTVAYEMAVAPFLLNSVAGAGYPLVMFTFIFFAVTFYLALNPSKLVGRIGKVLTPILLAIIAVIVVKAFISPMGEFGTPTETYKDPLFKGFIDGYLTLDGLAALVFGNVVINTLKGKGITNKKSIAKVTIFAGIIAALGLLIVYLALAYLGASSVSLGMGENGGVILTNVVHHLFGSYGTLLLGVAIVAACLTTSVGIVAACGEFFSALLPKISYQKVVFIFCVLAFMVANLGLTQLNALALPILIAIYPIGIVLIVLSLIENYIRIPLAMYVGGIVGAFVISFFDGLNNAHIQIAALAPILEKIPFYSVGIGWLVPGLVGMSVGYVISVFQKQEVVVEK from the coding sequence ATGAAATCATCTTTAAAATTATCTGAGATGTTTGCGATAAGCTTAATGTTATTTGCGCTATTCTTCGGTGCGGGTAATATGATTTTCCCGCCGGCATTAGGACAAGGTGCTGGAACAGATGTATGGATTGCATTGTTTGGTTTTGTTATTACAGGTGTAGGGCTTCCTTTACTAGGAGTCATTGCAATTGCTTTAAAAGGAGATATCAATGCGTTAGCAGGTCGTGTGCATCCGTTATTTGCACTTGTTTTTATCATAGCGATTTATTTATGCTTAGGTGTATTTGTTAGTGTACCACGTACAGGAACTGTTGCTTATGAAATGGCGGTTGCTCCATTTTTACTAAATTCAGTAGCTGGTGCGGGTTATCCACTTGTTATGTTTACATTTATTTTCTTTGCAGTTACCTTTTATTTAGCGTTAAATCCTTCGAAACTAGTAGGACGCATTGGAAAAGTATTAACACCAATTTTATTAGCTATAATTGCAGTTATTGTAGTAAAAGCATTTATTTCACCGATGGGTGAGTTTGGTACACCGACAGAAACATATAAAGATCCACTTTTCAAAGGATTTATTGATGGATATTTAACTTTAGATGGATTAGCAGCACTTGTTTTCGGAAATGTGGTTATCAATACTTTAAAAGGAAAAGGAATTACAAACAAGAAAAGTATTGCGAAAGTAACAATCTTTGCAGGGATTATTGCAGCGCTTGGTTTACTTATCGTTTACTTAGCGCTGGCTTATCTTGGAGCTTCTAGTGTATCGCTTGGAATGGGAGAAAACGGCGGTGTTATTTTAACAAACGTTGTACATCATTTATTCGGTAGTTACGGTACTCTATTACTTGGTGTAGCAATCGTGGCTGCATGTTTAACAACTTCTGTTGGCATTGTCGCAGCTTGTGGAGAGTTTTTCTCAGCATTATTGCCAAAGATTTCGTATCAAAAAGTTGTTTTCATCTTCTGCGTGTTAGCATTTATGGTAGCAAACCTTGGTTTAACACAGCTAAATGCATTAGCGTTACCAATCTTAATCGCAATTTATCCAATTGGAATCGTATTAATCGTATTATCACTAATTGAAAATTACATTCGTATCCCGTTAGCAATGTATGTGGGCGGAATTGTAGGAGCATTTGTTATTAGTTTCTTCGATGGATTAAATAATGCACACATTCAAATTGCAGCACTAGCACCGATTTTAGAAAAAATTCCGTTTTATAGTGTAGGGATTGGATGGCTCGTTCCAGGATTGGTTGGTATGTCTGTTGGGTATGTTATTTCTGTTTTTCAGAAACAAGAAGTTGTTGTAGAGAAGTAG